Below is a window of Haloglycomyces albus DSM 45210 DNA.
GGTCAACGGTCTTCTGGATGTCGGCGTTGAGGTCTTCATTCTCGACGACGTCTGCCACCGCCGTGTCCCGAGGCAGGTTGTGCCGTTCCAGCCAATCGGGAAGGCTGTCGGCGTCCAGGGTGATGAGGGCGGCTATGTAATGCCGTCCGTCGCCGACGACGGTGGTGCATCCGACCACCGGATTGGTATCGACGATCTTTTCCAGCTGCGAGGGGGCGACGTTCTTACCACCGGAGGTGACGATGAGGTCTTTCTTCCGGCCGGTGATGTAGACGAACCCGTCGTCGTCGATTTCGGCGAGGTCACCGGTGGCGAACCAACCCTCTTCGTCGAGAACCTTGGCGGTGGCCTCCTCGTTGTTCCAGTACCCCTGGAACACCTGGGGCCCCTTGGCCTCCAGTTCACCGTCGTCGGCCACGCGCAACGTCGTTCCCGGGGTGGGTCGGCCGATCGAACCGACCTTGATCGCGTGCTCCAGGTTGATCGACAGCACCGGAGACGTCTCGGTCAGTCCGTAACCTTCGTAAATGGTGATTCCAACTCCGCGGAAGAAGTGTCCCAGCTCGGCACCGAGCGGTGCCCCACCGCTGATGGCCGAGGTGCATTGCCCGCCCACCGCGGCGCGCAGCTTGGAAAAGACCAGTTTGTCCCAGAGCTTGTGCCGCAGCTTCAGTTTCAGTCCTGGGCCGCCCGGTTGTTCGAGCGCACGCGAGTACTCCTTGGCCGTAGCGGCGGCCTTCAAAAACAGCTTTTCCTTGCCGTCGTCGACGGCCTTCTGGTGGGCACTGTTGTAGACCTTTTCGAACACACGGGGAATCGCCAGCAGCGTGCTGGGTTTGAAAACCGGCATGATCTCATTGAGCTTCGTCCGGTCCGGGACGTGCCCGAGACACGTCCGCGACTCCACTCCGGCCACCTGAACGATTCGGGCCAAGACGTGAGCCAGGGGAAGGAACATCAAAAGACGGGAGTTCTCCATCAGGATGGAGGGCAGGTCTTCCACCACGTTGCGGATATCGGCCAGAAGGTTGCGGTGAGTGAGAATGCAGCCTTTGGAACGCCCGGTCGTACCCGAGGTATAAATGATCGACGCGATGTCGTCGGCCTGACGGGACTGACGCCGCTCATTGATGTCGACGGTGGAGTCTTTTCCGGCATCGGTCAGTTCCCGGACCGCTCCGGGCTCGCCGTCGATCGTCCACAGGGTATCGAGCCCGTCGACCAGCCCGGTCAACATCTCGCGCTGTTCGTCCGTTTCGCACACACAGTACTTGGTGTCCGAGTCCGAAAGGATCCATTTCGCCTGTTCCGATGAGGAGGACTCGTAGACGGGAACGGTGACTCCGCCCGCGGCCCAAATGGAATAGTCGAAGAGTGTCCATTCGTACCTGGTGCGGGACATGAGGCCAACTCGATCACCCGGCTCTACACCCGCTTCCACCAGGCCTTGAGCGATGGCAATCACCTGATCGCGGAACTCCGCACACGTGACCGGGGTCCAACTGGCACCATCATCGTACGTACGCTCATAAAGAATATCGTCGGGGTGTTCTTCTGCGTTGCGCCACAAGGTGGTGCAGGTGTTTTCGTGGTCGGCGACTTCCACCGTTGCGGGGACAGAGAATTCGCGCATTGGCAGGCTCCGTTCATGTGCCGTTTAACGGCGCTGTTATTCAACATTTCGACACGTAGTATGAGCCAACTTACCGGTGGAGCAGATCACTCTGCAAGCGCGGTCTGGCTAACACCAGAAAATGAAACGAATTCGTTATGAATATGACTGATGAGTAACATTGCACCCACCTCCGGTTTAGCCTTAATTACATTCATTATCATCGTTGTAAAATACAATTTCAGTACCCGGTTTTGATTCCATAATAGATAGTACGGCAGGGGCGAAAACTGCTAATATACTCGTCGGTAGGTACCGTTTTCCGCATCGACCCGACGATTCACATCACGCCTACGACCGCGCCGAATCACCCACAGAACCCCTGAACGGTAATGATTCCTTTACCCACGGTCGGGTGGCATTTTCAATAGTTCCGCGCCGTCTCAAAAGTGGCCATTCGCACCACCCCGACACGTACTTGATTTTCGCTCCAAGTAAAGTCTGATGACGTGCTCCCAGCGTTGTGGGCTCAAGTGACCGGCATCGGTGTGCGATATCAAGTCCGGTCATCTCTCGCCCGAGGGTCGACGTTTCACCTACGTCGAGGATCTCGGGAATTATCCGCTTTACACGAACAGCCGGTGACAGTCCGCAACATAATTGGACCGGCACGAACGTACAAGGGTGTGGAGGAACTCAAGTGAGCCTGACTATCGGTGTAGACATTGGGGGAACCAAGGTCGCGGCAGCCGTTGTAGACGAAAAGGGAGAGATTCTACAAAGCTCCCGCCGCCCCACTCCTTCCCAGAACGCGGACGGCCTCATTCAAGCGGTGGCCGAATGCGTCAACGAACTACGCGCGCAACACGACGTAGAGGCTATCGGAGTGGGTACGGCGGGCTGGATCTCCTCGGACCGGTCCACGCTCCTGTATTCGCCGAACATGGGGATGCGCGATGTTCCCATGCGTGATTTGATAGCCGAGCAGTGCAAGCTGCCGGTGTTCATCGAAAACGACGCGAACGTGGCCATGTGGGCGGAGTTTCGATTCGGTGCCGCTCAGGACGCCAACACCGCCGTTCTCTACACCATCGGCACGGGTGTCGGTGGAGCCATCGTCGTCGACGGCAACATGGTGCGCGGCACTCATGGAACCGCCGGGGAACTGGGGCACGTCCGCGTCGTACCCGACGGACGCCGCTGCGGCTGCGGACGTTGGGGATGTTTGGAACAGTACGCCTCCGGTGACGCCCTGACGTTGCATGCTCAGGAGGCCGCCAAGTCCAATCCGCACGAGGCGGAATACCTCCTGTCGCTGGCAGGCGACGATGCCGACCAGATCACGGGGGCCATGGTCACCAAAGCGGCACAGAACGACGACCGCACGGCACTGCGAGCGTTCAATTTCATCGGCCGTTTCCTAGGAAACGCGGCCGCCGACATGGTTCAGTCACTCGACCCGGGAGTCATTCTCCTCGGCGGCGGCGTGGTCGACGCGGGAGACTTCCTGCTGGCACCGGTACGTCGCTATCTGAACGACGGCTTGGCCGCACGACGCGAGACGCCGTACGGAATCGTGCGAGCCGCACGCATGGGGCAGAACGCGGGAGTCGTCGGAGCCGCCGACCTCGCTCGCCAGGACCTTTAGACGCCGCTCCGGGGCCCGATCAACCGGACCCCGGCCTTCTGTCGTCAATCGCGTTTGTATCCCACCACCAGCTCAGCGGCCAGCTGTTCACAGAACAGACCGATGTCGGTGATGACCCCGGTCGCCTGGGCCGAACCGCGGTCGGCCAGCTTGGTGACGGTAGCCGGGTTGATGTCCACGCTCACCAAGGGGACCGAAGCGGGCAGGATATTGCCGGTGGCGATCGAATGGAGCATCGTCGCCACCATGAGGGCGTAGCCGACGTTCGGCAACTTCGAGCGCATGGCCCGTTGACCGTCAATGACGTCGGTGTGGACGTCGGGAAGCGGGCCGTCGTCGCGCACCGAGCCCACCAGAACGTAGTCCTTGTCCTGCTTCACCATCGAATACATGATTCCTTGGCGCAGTACGTTGTCGGAAACGGCATTGGCGATCGAGCCGCTCGCGCGAATCTTGTTGATGGCGCGGATGTGGTGTTCGTGCCCGTGCGGTACACCGTGGCCCTTGGAGAGGTCCACTCCCAGGGACGTTCCGTACACTGCGGATTCGATGTCGTGCGCGGCAAGTGCGTTACCGGCGAACAGGACGTCGACGTACCCCTCTTCGATCAGCGCCTCCATGGCAGGAGCCGCACCGGTGTGCACGATGGCGGGACCTCCGACCCAGAGAATCTTCTCGCCGCGTTCCTTCACCGCACGCATCTGTTCGGCTATCTGCTTGACCTGCAGGGCCTGTGGCTTTTCCGAGGAGGCGATGGAGGTCATGAATTCAAAGTCCCCGCCTTCCCCACGTTCGTTGGGCAGCGGTAGGACCTCGATTCCCTCCGAGCCGCAGACGACCAGTTCGCCTTTCTCCACGTCCGAAACCGGGAGAGTGTGGGCGCTGAGATGGTCGTCTCCGACGATGATTCCGCAGTCCATTTCGGAGTTTTTAACGTCGACCCATTTCCCGTCGACCCGTACCCGGGTATCGAAGTTGGTCGTCGAGTAGAAGTCCTCGGGGAAGACGCCGTCCGCCGGAGCGGGCCGTAGTCGCGACTCCCCGATTTCCAGGGGGTTGGCTCCGTGAGTCTGCAAGCGCATGACGATCCGCTGTACTTGAGCTTCGCTCTCCGCGCTGACTTTGAGTTGGGTATAGGTTTCATCGTTATGAGTCCGGCCCACATCGAGGCGTTCGATGGAGTAGTCGCCGGAATATTCGATGATGTCGTCCAGAACCCGCGCGAACAGACCCTGATCGATCAGGTGTCCGCGTAGTTCGAGCGTACGTGAGTAAGTCAATTCTCGTCCTCTATATCTTTTCGTGCCTGCCTCAAGCAGCTTAACGCCGGGAGGTAACCATAGCGACAATAGGCGGTCGTCTCATGTCGGGCGCGTCGCCATCACTGGTCAGAACGGATTATCTCCCACGCAATCCCCAGCGGCGCGAAGTGTACGCCGGTAGGCTCGATTTCCATGGACCACCGGCCTACCAGTTCCGCTCATGAGCATGCTTCCACTGCCCCGAGTCATGCCCATGACGACCACTCGCACCAAGACCCCTCGCACCACGACGAACAATCCCGACACACCGGACACGGCCCTGAGATGTTCCGCGCCAAGTTCTGGTGGAGCCTCCTCCTGGCAATACCGATCATCCTCACCAGCGAATCGGTCGCGACATGGCTCGGATACTCGATCGACGTCGCCGGGACACGATTCGTGGCCCCAGTACTGGGGACCGTCCTGTTTCTCTACGGTGGACTACCGTTTCTGAAATCGGCTCGCCACGAACTGGCGCAACGCCAACCGGGCATGATGACGCTGATATCTACGGCCATCACCGTCGCGTTTCTCGCCTCGCTCGCCACCACCTTCGGTTGGCTCGACCTCGACTTCTGGTGGGAACTGGCAGCATTGATCGTCGTCATGCTCCTGGGTCACTGGCAGGAAATGAAAGCGGTCGGCCAAGCTCAAGGAGCCCTTCAGTCCCTGGCAGCGCTGCTTCCCGACACCGCCGAGATCATCGTAGACGGTGAGGTACACAGCGTCGGCGTCGATCGTCTGCACGTCGGTGACGAAATATTGGTCCGCCCGGGCGAGCGCGTCGCCGCCGACGGCCGCATCATTTCGGGCGAGGCCGAGCTGGACGAATCCACCATCACCGGGGAGTCCAATCCCGTAAGGCGCTCGACCGGCGACCTCGTTACGGCGGGAACGGTGTCCACCGATTCGGCTATCCGCGTGGAGGTACGGGCCGTCGGTTCGGATACGGCCCTGGCGGGTATCCAACGTCTCGTCGCCGAGGCTCAAGCGTCGTCCAGCCGGTCGCAGCTTCTGGCCGATCGAGTGGCCGCTTGGCTGTTCTACCTCGCCACGGGTGTCGCACTATTGACGTTTGGAGCGTGGTGGATCATCGCCGGACCGGGAGAAGCGGTGTCGCGGTCCGTCACCGTCCTTGTCATCGCGTGTCCGCACGCTTTGGGATTGGCGATTCCACTGGTGGTGTCGATTTCAACGACCTTGGCGGCGCGTCACGGCATCCTGGTCAAAGACCGTATGGCATTGGAACGAATGCGGACGGTCGATGCGGTGCTGTTCGACAAGACGGGCACCCTGACCGAAGGTCGGCATGCGGTACGGGCGATGGAACCGACCGGTGAGCACGCCGTTGCCGATCTCGTGGGTATCGCGGCGGCGGTGGAACAGGATTCGGAACATCCCCTGGCACGGGCCTTGGTGGAGTACGGTACCGAACATGGAAATCCGACGTCGGCGACGGAGTTTCGATCCCTGCCGGGGCGGGGAGTGAGCGCGCAGGTCGAGGGGCACCGGTTCGCCGTCGGCGGCCCGGCACTGCTCACAGAGCTCGAAGTGAACTCCCCACCCGAGGTTGCCGATACGGTGGACCGCTGGGAGTCGGAGGGAAACGCGGTGCTGTATCTGGTGTCGCTGGAACAACCACTCGAGGTATGGGCGGTGTTCGCCTTGGCCGACCGGGTCCGCCCCGAGGCCCGCGAAGCCATCACGGAACTGCGCTCATCGGGTGTGGAGAAGATAGTCATGGTAACCGGTGATTCGCCGGCGGTGGCGCATTCGGTCGCCCGGGAACTGGGATTTCGGCCGGGGCAGGACGAGGTGTTCGCCGGGATACTTCCGGAGGGGAAGGGCGAGATCGTCGCCCGCCTGCGAGATCGCGGCCTCTCAGTGGCCATGGTCGGCGATGGGGTCAATGACGCCCCCGCACTGGCGGGGGCCGATGTCGGTTTGGCCATCGGGGCCGGAACCGATGTGGCCATCGCATCGGCGGGTATCGTCTTGGCGTCGTCTGATCCACGTACGGTTTCGGCGGCGAAACGTCTGTCTCGTGCCACCTACCGCAAAATGGAACAGAACCTGATTTGGGCCACCGCTTACAACGTCATCGCCATTCCGCTCGCGGCGGGAGTCCTGGCTCCCGTGGGAGTGGTTCTGTCTCCGGCCGTCGGAGCGGTGCTCATGTCGCTTTCCACCATTGTGGTCGCTGCGAACGCACAGCTCTTGCGTGGTTTCAGGTTCTGACGGTCGATATCAGCGGCTACGCAGCGTCAGTACCGTAATGTCACTGGGTGCGCCGATACGGACGCGTGGCCCCCAGGTTCCGGCCCCGCGCGTGACATAGAGACGGGTGTCGCCGTAACGGTCGAGACCGGCCACGGTCGGATTCGGTCCAGCCGCTATCAACGGCCCCGGCCATACTTGACCCCCATGGGTATGGCCGGACAACTGGAGGTCCACATTCCAGTCCATCGCGTCCTCAATGACGACGGGTTGATGCGCCAAGAGCACGGACGCGCGGTTCGGATCGCGGTCCCCCAAGGCGGCTTGAAAGTCAGGACCATGTGATTGTCCATTATCGAACTCTTCCGCCTGGACGTCGTCGACCCCCGCAAGATCGAAATGCGTCAGCTCAGTGCGTGTGTTCTCCAATGGCCGCAGACCCAGATTACGAATCTCATCCAACCACTCCGCCGCACCCGAATAGTATTCGTGGTTACCGGTAACGAAATAGGCGCCCTGTCGCGCTCGCAGGTGCGCCAGCGGCGCGGCGGCGTCTCCCAGTTCCTCCACCGTACCGTCGACCAGGTCGCCTACCACGGCGATGGCGTCGGCCTGGGTTCCATTGATGACGTCCACGATCTGTTCGGAGTGCCTCCGCCCCGCCATGGCCGAGAGGTGGATGTCGCTGACCAGAGCAATACGGAAACCGTCGCCCGATCGGGACAGTTTGGACAGCGGCACTTCCACACCTTTGACGCGCGGCGGCTTCACCGCCTGATAGGTGCCGTAACCGGTGGTGACCAGTCCAATCGTGCCGGCCGTCAGTGCCATACCGCCCGCCAACGCACGCCGACGTGACACTCCGGCCGACGTCGACGCGTCATTCGGCTCGTCGCCCGGGGCGGAAACCTCGGTTTGTTCCTCCGCATCGTCCTGTGACGTCTGCCGAGTGATACGGCGGTTGAGAATCCAGCGGAACGGTTCCATGACGAGTAGAGCGATGGTCGTGAAGAGGAGAACGACCATCCAGGTGTAGCCGACCCAGCTGACCGTCGCTTCCAACCACATGGGACTCGGCACGCGGGGAACGAAGAACGCCGCGAGAGCGAAAACCAGCAATATTCCGAGCAATACCGCTCCCCAGCGCCGCCAAACCGATCCGGCCGGGGTTGGGTTACGAATCAGTCGCCACCACAGGTAGAGATGGGCTCCCGAGAGCAAAAGGACGATAACGGCGAGTACGAGCAGCAATTGCCACATATTGACACTTTCGACGCGGTGGGGCGGGTGCTTGGCAAGGTGGAGTCAGCACGAACGCCGACCGCACCGAGTTTCCGGTTCCGTGACAACTCTACTCCGCTGAACGCGGGAGCCGCTGACTTCGAACGTCATACGGTATCGCCCCAACGGTGTCCTTCACCGCACTGAACAACAGAAGGGCGATAGCGCGTGCTCTGTCCCTTTTACCGGGGCTCTTATTGTACTCAACTGCGGCTGTACGATGGCGCTGTGGCTGAATGGACGATTCATAACGAGCGTGTTGTAGACGATTCCCGCCGAGCTCATTGGTCGATCGCCGAAGTCGAACTGCCCGACGGTACCGAATTCGAACAATACGTCTACCGAGCTCCGGCGGCAGCGATGATGCTAATGGTTGTCGACGGTGCGGCGTTGATGATTCGTCGGCATCGGTTCGTCATTGATAGATGGGTTTGGGAACTCCCCGGCGGTTATCGCGAGGACGGCGAATCAATGATGGACTGTGCTATTCGGGAGGCCGAGGAAGAAACCGGCTGGCGTCCTTCGAAAGTGCGCCCACTTATTGAATTCCAACCTTGGGTGGCCACCGCCGACGCGGTGAATTCGTTGTACATCGCAGAACACGCTGAAATCGTCCGCGAGCATTCCGACGTCAACGAAGCGTCCGAAATGAAGTGGATTCCGTTCGAACGCGTGCCAGAGCTGATTCGCAACGGCGAGGTGATCGGTTCAGCGTCCATTATCGGGTTGCAAGCGGCTATGCTGGACTTTCGGCAATAGGCAGGCAATACCGTCAATGAGCCCCGAGACTTCGGAATTAGACCGATACGGCACCAGCGCGACTGCAAGCCGACGAAGATACTCGTGCGAGCGCTGCGACCGCAACTTGTGAGCGAGAGCGAGTGCGTGGGTTCCTGCATCGGTCGCTCTCTCAATGTCGCCGGTGGAGGCGGAGGATTCGGCCAGTAGCGATAGGTTGAACATGTGCCCTCGCACGTATGTTTGGTTGTTCATTGTGAGGGAAGCAGTCGCGCATTCGGTGGCGGCGTGGTGCTCACCGATGGCGAGTAGGGTATGGCCGGTTCGGGCATGCAGGTAAGCATCGCATAGGTATTTAGCCCATGCAGGGTCGTTGTCGGGAGAAATTTTGCTGAATTCGTCTTCTGCGAGGCGGAGGGATTGGTAGGTACGCTTGGTGTCGTTCTGGAGCGCGTATCCGTGTGCGCTGCTCATGTAGACCTCGGACACCAGTGATGGGAGCCCTGATCGCACTGCGAACCGTAGAGCGGATTGGGCTAGTTGTGTTGCGTCGTCGCCGTTTTGCAGGAATGCCGCTTGATGTGCGCGTGCGGCTAGGATTTCACATGATAGGGCGTCGTCATGCGCTTCGACGGCAAGTTCCAGGGCTACTTTGAAATGTCGCCTAGCAAGACTGTGCAGTCCTGAGTCGTATGCTGTCCACCCTGCCAGTTGTGCGAGTTCAGCTGTGGTCTGTTGTAGATCCCGTGCTACAGGACTGTGTCCGTGGCTTTTCAATAGCGGCAGTGCTTCGAAGTTCAGCGCGTTCGACACCGCGTCTCTGACCGCTGATCCACCATAGGCGTTGTCCATGGACCGGTAGGCTTCCAACCGTTCTTTAAGGATATGCAGGTCGGTTGAATCCGGGTCCGGGTCATCGGTGGATGGGGTCGAGTAGCCATAAGCAAGGAGAGAAATGCTTTGCAGTATGGTTCTACGTTTCACCTCGTTATCTCCTCCGTGGCAGAGCTCTTCGAGCAGGCCATCTGCGTCTAGCGCACTGTCGATAGCGGCACATGTTGCCGCGTCAGGTTGTCGGTGCCCGTTTTCAATATTGCGGAGGTGAGAAACAGACATGCGCACCTTCCGCGCCAGCATTGACCGTGGCATCCCGCGCGCTTGACGTATCGCACGCATCCCCATGCCAAATCTAAGGCGCGAATCGTGCCCTGTCACCCCTGATACCCCCAATGAATCAGTTTGAATCACTAGCCCTCTGGTGCTCGGTGCCACTCTGACCGATAGTACAGATACGGAGTTCGAGCGATCTGGAGGTGGAACGATCATAGGACCACGCAATGCAGCCGGCCATTTCACAGCCATCGGACAGCGATTTGAATACACGTTTGAACCACAAAAGGACAGCGCTAACACTCCAGTCTGGGTATATGGCGCAGCGGAGAGCCTCGTGTACTCCGTTCGGGTGTCGCCGTCGGGAGCGGTGGAATCTGAAGAGTGGTACAGCCACTGGTGGGCTAAAGATCCCGATTGGAAAGCAAGGGTGAACAAGGCGCTATTGGTAGCTCTGGCTGACCGACATAGCGATGTGATCGGTAGAGGTGGGACAGCATGACAGTGACATCAAAGATGCATGGTTGGCACATCGAACCCGAAACCGAGTGGTGGCATTTCTACAACCGACGCGGACGGTTTCTCTCGATCTCACGGCGGTTGGGGATCGAGCCGGAGTGGCAAGGCACGGCTAGCAACATGAAACCTGGGCAGAAAATCAACTTGTATCGGCAGGCCCTTGATATGTTGCCGGACAACTGGCGTGATGCCGGAGGTTAAGGGAGAGCCTGATTGGAAAGTGTGCCCAGAGCCGGGGACGGAGGGCGCACTGGCCCGGGGATCTGACCGACACCGGATTCCCGGGCTTTTGTACCTCTAACGTCATTAGATGCTTAACGCCTCAAACATTGGTGCGTGCCGAAACTCGGCAGAGCATCTACCCCAACGGTGTCCTTCACCGCACCGGCTCTGACGAACCGTTCGATCCCGCGGTCAGTCCTTCCCACCGTCTTTATCGGGGTGATCTTCGGCCTTGGTCTCGCCCTCGATCGTGGTGGTCTTCGCCTTCGAACGATCGGTCTGACGTTCCAAGAGCTCATCCACGTCGACCAGCTTGAACTTGGACATGAAGTCCCCCCAGCCGATGGTGTCGGGAATGGTTTCACGAACCGTCATCACCGTGGTTCCGGGAATTCGCAAGGTCACCGATGCCGGAGAACCAAGATGCTTCTGTTGCAGAACGGCTTCGGTGGGGACCCCTGTGGGAGACTGGGACAATTCGAAAACCGCTGCCTCGTTCTCCTTGGCCTGCGGCACCCATTCGATGTCTCGCTTCAAAACCACGCCGACGGCGTTGTTCTTACCCTCGATGGATCCGCTGAAGTTCAAGGCGAGGGTATTGGCGTCTCCTCGGGCTTGAAGCAGAGTCCACGCGCTGTCCTGCAGATCGACCAGCTGTCCTTGAAACCTCCGAACCGCTCCGGCGATTTGA
It encodes the following:
- a CDS encoding AMP-dependent synthetase/ligase — its product is MREFSVPATVEVADHENTCTTLWRNAEEHPDDILYERTYDDGASWTPVTCAEFRDQVIAIAQGLVEAGVEPGDRVGLMSRTRYEWTLFDYSIWAAGGVTVPVYESSSSEQAKWILSDSDTKYCVCETDEQREMLTGLVDGLDTLWTIDGEPGAVRELTDAGKDSTVDINERRQSRQADDIASIIYTSGTTGRSKGCILTHRNLLADIRNVVEDLPSILMENSRLLMFLPLAHVLARIVQVAGVESRTCLGHVPDRTKLNEIMPVFKPSTLLAIPRVFEKVYNSAHQKAVDDGKEKLFLKAAATAKEYSRALEQPGGPGLKLKLRHKLWDKLVFSKLRAAVGGQCTSAISGGAPLGAELGHFFRGVGITIYEGYGLTETSPVLSINLEHAIKVGSIGRPTPGTTLRVADDGELEAKGPQVFQGYWNNEEATAKVLDEEGWFATGDLAEIDDDGFVYITGRKKDLIVTSGGKNVAPSQLEKIVDTNPVVGCTTVVGDGRHYIAALITLDADSLPDWLERHNLPRDTAVADVVENEDLNADIQKTVDQANATVSKAEQIKRFVVLPDFFSEESGELTPKMSVKRHVVVKKYEETINDLYAQKK
- a CDS encoding ROK family protein yields the protein MSLTIGVDIGGTKVAAAVVDEKGEILQSSRRPTPSQNADGLIQAVAECVNELRAQHDVEAIGVGTAGWISSDRSTLLYSPNMGMRDVPMRDLIAEQCKLPVFIENDANVAMWAEFRFGAAQDANTAVLYTIGTGVGGAIVVDGNMVRGTHGTAGELGHVRVVPDGRRCGCGRWGCLEQYASGDALTLHAQEAAKSNPHEAEYLLSLAGDDADQITGAMVTKAAQNDDRTALRAFNFIGRFLGNAAADMVQSLDPGVILLGGGVVDAGDFLLAPVRRYLNDGLAARRETPYGIVRAARMGQNAGVVGAADLARQDL
- a CDS encoding TIGR00300 family protein, which codes for MTYSRTLELRGHLIDQGLFARVLDDIIEYSGDYSIERLDVGRTHNDETYTQLKVSAESEAQVQRIVMRLQTHGANPLEIGESRLRPAPADGVFPEDFYSTTNFDTRVRVDGKWVDVKNSEMDCGIIVGDDHLSAHTLPVSDVEKGELVVCGSEGIEVLPLPNERGEGGDFEFMTSIASSEKPQALQVKQIAEQMRAVKERGEKILWVGGPAIVHTGAAPAMEALIEEGYVDVLFAGNALAAHDIESAVYGTSLGVDLSKGHGVPHGHEHHIRAINKIRASGSIANAVSDNVLRQGIMYSMVKQDKDYVLVGSVRDDGPLPDVHTDVIDGQRAMRSKLPNVGYALMVATMLHSIATGNILPASVPLVSVDINPATVTKLADRGSAQATGVITDIGLFCEQLAAELVVGYKRD
- a CDS encoding heavy metal translocating P-type ATPase; translation: MDHRPTSSAHEHASTAPSHAHDDHSHQDPSHHDEQSRHTGHGPEMFRAKFWWSLLLAIPIILTSESVATWLGYSIDVAGTRFVAPVLGTVLFLYGGLPFLKSARHELAQRQPGMMTLISTAITVAFLASLATTFGWLDLDFWWELAALIVVMLLGHWQEMKAVGQAQGALQSLAALLPDTAEIIVDGEVHSVGVDRLHVGDEILVRPGERVAADGRIISGEAELDESTITGESNPVRRSTGDLVTAGTVSTDSAIRVEVRAVGSDTALAGIQRLVAEAQASSSRSQLLADRVAAWLFYLATGVALLTFGAWWIIAGPGEAVSRSVTVLVIACPHALGLAIPLVVSISTTLAARHGILVKDRMALERMRTVDAVLFDKTGTLTEGRHAVRAMEPTGEHAVADLVGIAAAVEQDSEHPLARALVEYGTEHGNPTSATEFRSLPGRGVSAQVEGHRFAVGGPALLTELEVNSPPEVADTVDRWESEGNAVLYLVSLEQPLEVWAVFALADRVRPEAREAITELRSSGVEKIVMVTGDSPAVAHSVARELGFRPGQDEVFAGILPEGKGEIVARLRDRGLSVAMVGDGVNDAPALAGADVGLAIGAGTDVAIASAGIVLASSDPRTVSAAKRLSRATYRKMEQNLIWATAYNVIAIPLAAGVLAPVGVVLSPAVGAVLMSLSTIVVAANAQLLRGFRF
- a CDS encoding metallophosphoesterase, encoding MWQLLLVLAVIVLLLSGAHLYLWWRLIRNPTPAGSVWRRWGAVLLGILLVFALAAFFVPRVPSPMWLEATVSWVGYTWMVVLLFTTIALLVMEPFRWILNRRITRQTSQDDAEEQTEVSAPGDEPNDASTSAGVSRRRALAGGMALTAGTIGLVTTGYGTYQAVKPPRVKGVEVPLSKLSRSGDGFRIALVSDIHLSAMAGRRHSEQIVDVINGTQADAIAVVGDLVDGTVEELGDAAAPLAHLRARQGAYFVTGNHEYYSGAAEWLDEIRNLGLRPLENTRTELTHFDLAGVDDVQAEEFDNGQSHGPDFQAALGDRDPNRASVLLAHQPVVIEDAMDWNVDLQLSGHTHGGQVWPGPLIAAGPNPTVAGLDRYGDTRLYVTRGAGTWGPRVRIGAPSDITVLTLRSR
- a CDS encoding NUDIX hydrolase → MAEWTIHNERVVDDSRRAHWSIAEVELPDGTEFEQYVYRAPAAAMMLMVVDGAALMIRRHRFVIDRWVWELPGGYREDGESMMDCAIREAEEETGWRPSKVRPLIEFQPWVATADAVNSLYIAEHAEIVREHSDVNEASEMKWIPFERVPELIRNGEVIGSASIIGLQAAMLDFRQ